One genomic window of Arachis hypogaea cultivar Tifrunner chromosome 8, arahy.Tifrunner.gnm2.J5K5, whole genome shotgun sequence includes the following:
- the LOC112705442 gene encoding F-box/kelch-repeat protein At3g23880-like: MDKHMQIKNKEAKRNASRGLELVSCSRARTRQLADLSEEMIMEILLRLPTRTLATLKSVCRSWRNLISTPDFTRNHLRRSCLRDSSLTPPRIFYCTHDGWYGGIESFFEPSMLDNPSEPTKVARFSRGGYRIVGSCHGLLCFFDSDADDDHIHAILWNPCTGFIFKSPQINGKPYFSGFGYDHLSDTYKFYATITKKVPSGVESSARIYTFGPTSSWRRIDDTPSSLLCPRTAYDPCMADNLKGVFLSSGKACTINWCVYDVVLYFDLGKETYGRFTLPDRDLNYGYSWTHYTSLYVLRDCLSVCYRKTQRWIVWQMKEYGDAKSWTTLAMIPFHPQLYDPLQPLYISESDVLLVMSRSFKLVLCNLNDGSIDFSLIDSCSNGMEFCLYLSQYSSYRMAYIFHETLVSPYGLQSNSSKMLLHFIESKPKPKPNLSFTW, from the coding sequence CTGGAACTGGTCAGTTGCTCCAGGGCAAGAACGCGGCAGCTGGCAGACCTTTCGGAGGAGATGATAATGGAAATCTTGCTGAGGCTTCCGACAAGGACGCTTGCTACCCTAAAGAGCGTGTGCAGGTCATGGAGAAACCTCATTTCAACCCCCGACTTCACCCGCAACCACCTTCGTCGTTCATGCTTACGCGATTCAAGCCTGACTCCGCCACGGATTTTTTATTGCACTCAcgatggttggtatggtggtatCGAATCTTTCTTCGAGCCGTCAATGTTGGACAATCCTTCGGAACCTACTAAAGTCGCTCGCTTCAGTAGGGGAGGCTACAGAATCGTTGGTTCTTGCCATGGATTGTTATGCTTCTTTGATAGCGATGCTGATGATGACCACATCCATGCCATCTTGTGGAACCCCTGTACCGGATTCATATTCAAATCACCGCAAATCAACGGCAAACCCTACTTTTCTGGCTTTGGTTACGACCATCTCAGTGACACCTATAAATTTTACGCAACGATAACGAAGAAAGTGCCATCTGGTGTTGAATCTAGTGCCAGAATTTATACATTTGGACCAACTTCGTCTTGGAGAAGAATTGATGATACTCCATCTAGCCTACTTTGTCCCCGAACAGCTTACGATCCTTGTATGGCTGATAATTTGAAAGGGGTATTTTTAAGTAGTGGCAAAGCATGCACTATTAATTGGTGTGTTTATGATGTGGTTCTTTATTTTGACTTGGGTAAAGAGACTTATGGTCGTTTTACCCTGCCTGATAGGGATTTAAATTATGGTTATTCCTGGACTCACTACACCAGCTTATATGTCTTGAGAGACTGCCTTTCTGTTTGTTATAGGAAAACACAACGTTGGATTGTGTGGCAGATGAAGGAATACGGAGATGCTAAATCTTGGACTACATTGGCAATGATTCCCTTTCATCCGCAACTGTATGATCCTTTACAACCTCTCTACATCTCAGAAAGCGATGTGCTTTTGGTCATGTCTCGATCTTTTAAATTAGTCTTGTGTAACTTAAACGATGGCAGCATAGATTTTTCACTGATTGACAGCTGCTCTAATGGCATGGAGTTCTGTCTTTATCTTTCTCAATATTCAAGTTATAGAATGGCTTATATTTTCCATGAAACCTTAGTTTCACCCTATGGTCTTCAAAGTAACTCATCCAAAATGCTGCTGCACTTCATCGAGTCTAAACCCAAACCCAAGCCCAATCTTAGTTTTACTTGGTGA